From the Lactobacillus johnsonii genome, the window CTTCAATCCACTAACACGGTAACTATTATTACCTAAACTAGAAATTTTAACTTCTGAGGTTGTAGTTTTTGGAGTTGATTTCTTCTTTGATGAAGCTTTAGATTTTGAAGATTTGATATGAGAAGAAACGGTTACATTCTCAGCTTGATTTGCTGACTGTTGATTGGTTCCAGTAAAGAAGCGAGTGTAAACAATATAAACTACTAGAATTACTAGAACAACACCAACTACTGTTGCAATTTGAGGTAAATAGTTACGCCATAGTCCCTTACGACTATTAGTTGTCTCTTTAATTCTTTCGCTCTTATTGTCGATTGAATTTTCAACATATTCTTCTGGTTTTGCTTCAGGTACTTCAGATTTATAATCTGCTAATAATTCCTTGCCGTTAAGACCAACAACATCAGCAAATTGCCTAATAAAGGCTCTAACGTAAAAATCTCCCGGTAATTGATCAAAATCATCATTTTCAATTGCTGTAAGATATCGACGCTGAATCTTAGTTATTTTTTCTACATCTTCAATTGAC encodes:
- a CDS encoding helix-turn-helix domain-containing protein — protein: MADIGDKLRSARKAKGMSIEDVEKITKIQRRYLTAIENDDFDQLPGDFYVRAFIRQFADVVGLNGKELLADYKSEVPEAKPEEYVENSIDNKSERIKETTNSRKGLWRNYLPQIATVVGVVLVILVVYIVYTRFFTGTNQQSANQAENVTVSSHIKSSKSKASSKKKSTPKTTTSEVKISSLGNNSYRVSGLKSDRTLTLGTTKNDVWAQILVNGSSVWQGTLKANEKHSVQLPENVNNVSVQMGNSVSTTLTLAGKKVNAHNATNPALPMTIRFTFAGQSNQSSQSSSTRQSSATTQSSTNNVNNQTQQNQQNQNTQNGQTTQNNTQNTQNTQGQTNTTQNNGGQSNR